A window of the Juglans microcarpa x Juglans regia isolate MS1-56 chromosome 5D, Jm3101_v1.0, whole genome shotgun sequence genome harbors these coding sequences:
- the LOC121266495 gene encoding beta-1,4-xylosyltransferase IRX9, with protein MGSLERSKKKVQLWKKAVVHFSLCFVMGFFTGFTPTGKASFFSDRVAASNVSESTTPQPVEMLHPNPINRSLIAEAPATNIPMSRSTKEFERTEVSSEKEAAKEPKLTTRGLVIIVTPTSTKDQFRGVLLRRLANTIRLVPPPLLWLVVEAQTDSDEVSEILRKTGIMYRHLVFRENFTDTEAEMDHQRNLALKHIDHHKLSGIVHFAGLSNVYDLDFFQQLREIEVFGTWPIALLSANKKKVKIEGPVCDSSQVIGWHLRQMNNESEKTRPSINIHISSFGFNSSILWDPERWGRPSALQKYSQNSMRFVKQVVLEDETKLKGIPPEDCSRIILWSLQFFSGAATIDHDLQTVASDGARK; from the exons ATGGGGTCCTTGGAAAGATCAAAGAAAAAGGTTCAACTATGGAAGAAAGCAGTTGTCCATTTCTCTCTGTGCTTTGTTATGGGGTTCTTCACCGGCTTCACTCCAACCGGAAAAGCATCATTTTTTTCCGACCGTGTTGCTGCATCGAACGTATCAGAATCTACAACGCCACAGCCTGTTGAAATGCTGCACCCAAACCCTATTAATAGAAGTTTGATAGCTGAAGCTCCTGCGACCAATATTCCCATGAGCCGGTCCACAAAGGAGTTTGAACGCACAGAAGTGTCGTCGGAGAAAGAAGCAGCAAAAGAACCCAAGTTGACGACCAGAGGACTCGTGATTATTGTCACTCCAACCAGCACAAAAGATCAGTTTCGAGGTGTTCTTTTAAGAAGGCTGGCTAACACTATAAGGCTGGTTCCTCCGCCATTGCTGTGGCTTGTGGTCGAAGCGCAGACGGATTCAGACGAAGTGTCGGAAATACTAAGAAAAACGGGCATTATGTATAGGCATTTGGTTTTCAGGGAGAATTTCACGGACACTGAAGCTGAAATGGATCACCAGAGAAACCTGGCGCTGAAGCACATCGACCACCATAAGCTCAGTGGGATCGTACATTTTGCGGGGCTTTCCAATGTATATGATCTTGACTTCTTCCAACAACTGAGAGAAATCGA GGTGTTTGGGACATGGCCGATAGCTTTGCTCTCAGCAAACAAGAAGAAAGTGAAAATAGAAGGACCAGTATGCGATTCTTCACAGGTAATAGGATGGCATCTAAGGCAAATGAACAATGAATCTGAGAAGACAAGACCCTCTATTAATATTCATATCTCCAGTTTTGGCTTCAACAGCTCCATTCTCTGGGACCCCGAGAGGTGGGGTCGCCCTTCTGCTCTTCAAAAATACTCCCAG AATTCAATGAGATTCGTAAAACAAGTGGTTCTTGAAGACGAGACCAAATTAAAAGGAATCCCACCAGAGGACTGCTCTAGAATCATACTTTGGAGCCTTCAATTTTTCAGTGGGGCAGCAACAATTGATCATGATCTTCAAACAGTCGCATCGGATGGAGCTCGgaagtaa